In Hyalangium minutum, a genomic segment contains:
- a CDS encoding transglutaminase-like domain-containing protein gives MRYHSSGPDFLIVPFDYVSHYNAVQRLVRPWEVEHLIQRNAPPSLARYSLPVADQVAQWLRTKFANRQLSYASDPSGLDCWYAPATTLRRRAGDCEDLTLLTVSILLAAGVSARVAIGTLPGGGHAWVEGADEQSGFLIEATSGEIHRYRPSDYNLSWHIDPHPALLRVA, from the coding sequence ATGCGTTACCACTCTTCAGGTCCTGACTTTCTGATTGTCCCCTTTGATTACGTGTCGCACTACAACGCCGTCCAGCGCTTGGTCCGCCCTTGGGAGGTGGAACACCTCATCCAGCGGAATGCACCTCCCTCGCTGGCTCGGTACAGCCTCCCCGTCGCTGATCAGGTGGCCCAGTGGCTCCGTACCAAGTTCGCCAACCGCCAACTCTCGTATGCCTCGGACCCGAGCGGCCTGGACTGTTGGTATGCGCCCGCCACGACGCTCCGGCGGCGCGCGGGGGACTGCGAGGACCTCACGCTGCTCACAGTCTCGATTCTCCTGGCGGCAGGCGTCTCCGCTCGGGTGGCCATTGGAACACTCCCGGGTGGTGGGCACGCGTGGGTCGAGGGGGCGGATGAGCAGAGCGGCTTCCTCATCGAGGCCACCTCGGGCGAAATCCATCGGTACCGCCCCTCCGATTACAACTTGAGCTGGCACATCGATCCCCATCCAGCCCTGTTGCGTGTTGCATGA
- a CDS encoding serine/threonine-protein kinase, which produces MTDTPSPASLMPGALVGPWRIEGYAGRGSYGLVFRARLAAQPDSPPVALKVAVFPGDPRFRREATLLEKLQHSSVPRLLDQGEWHASADAVHPYIAMQWIHGLPLYEWARHHPVSPRQALLVVAQIADALALLHQMEGLHRDLKGDNILVDAQGRAVLIDFGSGTWKGAPPLTQSLMPPNTPEYRSPQALRFHWKHWDTLEARYEPTAADDLYALGVTAYKLVTRVYPPPGTSPEDIKQRLQTPPPRRLPAQALNSRVGPEFSALIERMLAEVPQQRASSREVAEEGMTTARQLGSSANAPLFTVDRPTAAVPCVLAPVVPATHLERPTAAAPPAAPARAHIESPEFPVGLRSALAPILVLLTALSVVWVSHADRPAWLTPLEEQSDGGVAPDGGTRGLGEDALASRVDAQQAPLVARVISENLLKQPLPGQRKPPCRGEDVEVIHGACWILRKGVRPPCGDDGYLWQGACYVPLLGNARTPTTDKPQQ; this is translated from the coding sequence ATGACGGACACCCCCTCCCCCGCCTCTCTCATGCCTGGGGCTCTCGTCGGCCCCTGGCGCATCGAGGGCTATGCCGGCCGTGGCTCCTATGGCCTGGTCTTCCGGGCCCGGCTCGCCGCACAGCCCGACTCGCCTCCAGTGGCGCTGAAGGTGGCCGTCTTCCCAGGAGACCCGCGCTTCCGTCGCGAAGCCACCTTGTTGGAGAAACTCCAGCATTCGTCGGTGCCTCGGCTCCTGGACCAGGGGGAGTGGCATGCTTCGGCCGACGCCGTTCACCCGTACATCGCCATGCAGTGGATTCACGGCCTGCCGCTATACGAGTGGGCACGCCACCATCCGGTCTCTCCGCGTCAGGCACTCCTGGTCGTGGCCCAGATAGCCGATGCCCTGGCGCTGTTGCACCAGATGGAAGGCCTGCACCGTGACCTCAAAGGCGACAACATCCTGGTTGACGCTCAAGGCCGAGCGGTGCTCATCGACTTCGGATCGGGCACTTGGAAAGGGGCGCCGCCTCTGACGCAGAGCCTGATGCCCCCCAACACGCCAGAGTACCGCAGTCCTCAGGCGCTGCGCTTCCACTGGAAGCACTGGGACACCCTCGAGGCTCGCTACGAGCCGACAGCGGCCGACGACCTGTATGCGCTGGGCGTCACCGCCTACAAATTGGTGACGCGCGTCTATCCGCCTCCGGGAACGAGTCCGGAGGACATCAAGCAGCGGCTGCAGACACCGCCTCCCCGGCGTCTGCCCGCGCAGGCGCTCAACAGCCGCGTGGGGCCGGAGTTCTCCGCACTCATCGAGCGCATGTTGGCGGAAGTTCCCCAGCAACGTGCTTCCTCACGAGAAGTAGCAGAGGAAGGGATGACCACCGCCCGGCAGCTGGGCTCCAGCGCCAACGCTCCGCTCTTCACCGTGGACCGGCCCACTGCTGCAGTTCCCTGCGTGCTCGCTCCCGTTGTGCCAGCAACCCACTTGGAGCGGCCCACCGCTGCCGCTCCGCCGGCTGCTCCTGCCCGAGCACATATCGAATCCCCAGAGTTCCCTGTGGGCTTGCGCTCCGCGTTGGCCCCAATCTTGGTGCTCCTCACAGCGCTCAGCGTCGTATGGGTGAGCCATGCTGATCGCCCTGCGTGGCTCACGCCCCTGGAGGAACAGTCAGATGGAGGGGTTGCTCCGGACGGGGGAACACGCGGACTGGGAGAGGACGCGCTGGCCTCTCGGGTGGATGCCCAGCAAGCCCCTCTGGTCGCCAGGGTCATCTCCGAAAATCTGCTCAAACAGCCGCTGCCTGGGCAACGCAAGCCTCCTTGCCGCGGTGAAGACGTGGAAGTGATTCATGGGGCCTGCTGGATACTCCGGAAGGGAGTTCGCCCTCCCTGCGGCGATGATGGGTATCTGTGGCAAGGCGCGTGCTACGTCCCCTTGCTCGGCAACGCGCGAACGCCGACCACCGACAAGCCACAGCAGTAG
- a CDS encoding type VI immunity family protein — MRESIPVIRLRSKYGRSVARDGVVLCFFMRSSHHEVAPAVWRALQAYRRATPPQSLAWYGSDDGDTLPLDDKGWAHIRWQILERKGAAACYVDLEEDASEVGGYHFEYRGRQLDDPNFSHDESWTSGVSFTFPTEYLMERGPGHLRTLVLELARELPFSFGYASLAVISPHGMWYAARWELLPLLSRYLGLDLYHLEDTSRVIGTRARGAYWLTFLGQPLLGQLGGPEALHQKLPFPDVSFQPLDGDRLLITLTEWPETIDTEKKFYPAQYRELALLLEPFFLEERTGWFSLDKEPLRRWMRRLCQ, encoded by the coding sequence ATGAGGGAGAGCATTCCCGTCATCCGCCTGCGGAGCAAGTACGGCAGGTCGGTGGCCCGCGATGGCGTCGTTCTCTGCTTCTTCATGCGCAGCTCACACCACGAGGTGGCCCCCGCCGTGTGGCGGGCCCTGCAGGCTTACCGCCGTGCCACCCCCCCACAGTCGCTGGCTTGGTACGGCTCGGACGATGGCGACACCCTCCCGCTCGATGACAAGGGCTGGGCGCACATCCGCTGGCAAATCCTTGAGCGCAAGGGGGCTGCCGCCTGCTATGTCGATCTCGAGGAGGATGCGAGCGAAGTGGGCGGTTACCACTTCGAGTACCGGGGCCGGCAGCTCGATGATCCGAACTTCTCTCACGACGAGAGTTGGACCAGTGGGGTGTCTTTTACCTTTCCCACCGAGTACCTCATGGAGCGCGGCCCAGGCCATCTGCGCACCCTGGTCCTGGAACTCGCACGCGAGCTGCCCTTCAGCTTCGGCTACGCCAGCCTCGCCGTCATCTCTCCCCATGGCATGTGGTACGCCGCCCGCTGGGAGCTCCTCCCACTCCTCTCTCGCTACCTGGGCCTGGATCTCTACCACCTCGAAGACACGAGCCGGGTCATCGGCACCCGTGCCCGAGGCGCCTACTGGCTTACCTTCCTGGGCCAGCCCCTGCTCGGCCAGCTCGGTGGCCCCGAGGCCCTGCACCAGAAGCTCCCCTTCCCGGATGTCTCCTTCCAGCCCCTCGACGGCGATCGCCTGCTGATCACCCTCACCGAGTGGCCTGAGACCATCGACACTGAGAAGAAGTTCTACCCGGCCCAATATCGCGAGTTGGCGCTGCTGCTCGAGCCCTTCTTCTTAGAGGAGCGCACCGGCTGGTTCTCTCTCGACAAAGAACCGTTGCGCCGCTGGATGCGCAGGCTCTGCCAATAG